The Vespula vulgaris chromosome 2, iyVesVulg1.1, whole genome shotgun sequence genome has a segment encoding these proteins:
- the LOC127072822 gene encoding uncharacterized protein LOC127072822 produces MELTTARLLLYLMLTMVAMCRGQDVAQDWMQCTASSCKCKWVSGKKTAECMRQNLTQVPQNLSSEIQSLDLTGNRIPHLIEDIFKLNNLVNLHKLVLRECGIETVHPKSFRALKIIIEIDLSANNIRTLHPGTFVETLRLRVLLLNQNKLRALEDGLFFNLTFLQKVEVSDNRLERIEEKTFRNLPGLQSLTLDGNNLSVLKLHSFENLPKLNSLELQNNPWNCNCRLKRFRDWTIERKLYTKPNTCQQPANLAGKMWDEVSSDDFACRPEIFAIGPVGKLEIGQGDAKLWCRATGIPRPQLVWVHRSKVLNNQSRRHNGERGYIIESSNDWLNLTIPDVGPSDKGDYVCLAKNPGGSVEKNVTLSIVGDPISGRDSTISLPLAIGLGIAALLLLFVTVTLCACYCRRRRDHHDEKGLEAVSLEHHGLGEQEKSLITTINTSSVKTVRRYEAPSVTSHGTEMTELNRTLLDNDSVFADGVVGSGVIGNVVGGGLDEEREEGPRTTEFDNGGAGGTLSRVGSGTYRQYPPDLLAFSGGRGASPTSQASTAPDNTRLPSQQHQQHQPQQQQQQQQHQQRQHSTSSPTSLSYNSPPGQYPATFKTLPHNRSVTPYGLAGSAVAPVMPRHGYVTIPRRPRAPSWSSGPPTSPTDALEPVYDNLGLRTTADGSSVLSLNKSPETGSSVRGRQIPGTPTSHYATMQRSTPNILAGSSNALGTLDRSAPEGAPEAISDWSIKLADDTLDISSRSLGLQQQGNNTLGRKIPPRPPPKPKKKSTNGPLYEDEDEDGTEV; encoded by the exons ATGGAGCTGACAACGGCGAGGTTGTTACTCTACTTGATGCTGACAATGGTGGCCATGTGCCGAGGACAAGATGTCGCGCAAGACTGGATGCAATGCACTGCGTCGTCGTGTAAATGCAAATGGGTGTCCGGTAAGAAAACGGCTGAGTGCATGAGGCAGAATCTAACGCAAGTACCGCAAAACTTGTCGTCGGAGATCCAGAGTCTAGATCTCACTGGGAATCGAATACCCCACTTGATCGAAGACATCTTCAAACTGAACAATCTCGTGAATCTTCACAAATTGGTACTACGCGAGTGTGGCATCGAGACGGTGCATCCAAAGTCGTTCAGAGCACTGAAGATCATAATCGAGATCGATCTCTCAGCTAACAACATTAGAACGCTCCATCCAGGTACTTTTGTTGAGACCCTACGACTCAGAGTGCTGCTCTTGAATCAGAACAAACTGAGGGCCCTGGAAGATGGTTTGTTCTTCAACTTGACCTTCTTGCAAAAGGTTGAGGTATCCGATAATAGATTGGAAAGAATCGAGGAAAAGACATTTCGCAATTTACCTGGTCTCCAGTCCCTCACTTTAGACGGCAATAATCTGAGCGTACTCAAGCTTCACAGTTTCGAGAATCTACCGAAGTTGAACAGTCTCGAGCTTCAGAATAATCCTTGGAACTGTAACTGCCGACTCAAGAGATTTCGCGATTGGACGATAGAGCGGAAATTGTACACGAAGCCTAACACTTGCCAACAACCAGCCAATCTTGCTGGGAAGATGTGGGACGAGGTCAGCAGCGACGACTTTGCTTGTCGTCCGGAAATCTTTGCGATAGGACCAGTGGGAAAACTTGAGATCGGCCAAGGAGATGCGAAACTCTGGTGCAGAGCCACGGGCATTCCTCGACCTCAG CTCGTCTGGGTGCATCGGTCGAAAGTACTGAACAATCAAAGCAGACGACATAATGGAGAACGCGGCTATATTATCGAATCTAGCAACGATTGGTTGAATTTAACTATCCCTGATGTTGGTCCATCCGACAAAGGTGATTATGTTTGCCTTGCGAAGAATCCAGGTGGTAGCGTAGAGAAGAACGTAACTCTGAGCATCGTGGGCGACCCCATCAGTGGCAGGGACAGTACGATTAGCCTACCTTTGGCTATAGGACTGGGTATTGCTGCCCTTCTACTTCTCTTCGTCACGGTGACGCTCTGTGCTTGCTACTGTCGGCGTCGTCGAGATCACCATGACGAGAAAGGCTTGGAAGCAGTGTCTCTGGAACATCATGGTCTTGGAGAACAAGAGAAGTCTCTAATCACGACCATAAACACCAGCTCGGTTAAAACAGTCAGGCGATACGAGGCACCCTCCGTGACGTCGCACGGCACCGAAATGACGGAGCTGAATCGAACCCTTCTCGACAACGACTCGGTCTTCG CTGACGGTGTGGTCGGTAGCGGCGTGATCGGCAACGTGGTCGGCGGAGGATTGGacgaggaaagagaggagggtCCGAGGACAACAGAATTCGATAACGGTGGTGCCGGTGGAACTTTGAGCCGTGTCGGAAGTGGTACTTATCGACAGTATCCACCAGACCTGTTGGCCTTCTCCGGTGGTCGTGGCGCCTCGCCGACCAGTCAGGCTTCTACAGCACCGGACAACACTCGTCTTCCTAGTCAGCAACATCAGCAACATCAGccgcagcaacagcaacaacaacagcagcatcaACAACGACAGCATTCGACCTCGAGTCCGACGTCTTTGAGCTATAACTCGCCACCCGGACAATATCCTGCGACTTTCAAGACTCTCCCTCATAATCGAAGCGTCACACCGTACGGTCTCGCGGGATCCGCAGTAGCACCAGTGATGCCTCGTCACGGATACGTCACCATTCCAAGGAGACCTCGAGCTCCCAGCTGGAGCAGTGGCCCACCGACTTCGCCCACGGATGCATTAGAACCCGTCTATGATAATTTAGGCCTACGCACCACAGCAGACGGCAGCTCTGTGCTTTCCCTAAATAAAAGTCCGGAAACCGGATCTTCGGTCAGAGGAAGGCAGATTCCTGGTACACCGACCTCCCACTATGCGACCATGCAACGAAGCACTCCCAACATATTAGCCGGTAGTTCGAACGCACTCGGTACCCTCGATAGATCGGCACCCGAGGGTGCTCCCGAGGCCATCTCTGATTGGTCCATTAAATTGGCCGATGATACTCTCGATATCAGCTCCAGATCCCTCGGATTGCAACAACAAGGTAACAACACGTTAGGTAGGAAGATTCCACCTAGGCCACCTCCCAAACCCAAAAAGAAATCGACCAACGGACCTCTCTACGAAGACGAGGATGAGGACGGCACGGAAGTATGA